In Saccopteryx bilineata isolate mSacBil1 chromosome X, mSacBil1_pri_phased_curated, whole genome shotgun sequence, the genomic window GGACGTCACATCCAGCACAGGAAACAGAGTCAGTCATATGGTCATCACTATGGATGGGTCCAGGTGAGGACTGGGTTTTTGGGGTGAAATTACTTTGTAAAGTTACAGACGCCTAATCAGTATGCTGTCCACGTGCAACTAGTATAacattaaatgtcaactgtaatgaagaatttttaaaaagcctgaccaggcggtggcgcggtggatagagcattggcctgggatgcggaggacccaggctcgcaaccctgaggtcactggcttgagtgtgggctcgtttGGGTTGAGCacgagtgtgggatcacagacatgaccccatggtcgctggcttgagtccaaagtcgtTGGCTACACTCaaggggtagagtgtcggcctggcgtgcaggagtcctaggttcgattcctggccagggcacacaggagaggcgcccatctgcttctccacccctccccctctccttcctctctgtctctctcttctcctcctgcagccgaggctccattggagcaaagatggcccgggcgctggggatggctctgtggcctctgactcaggtgctagaatggctctggatgcaacagacaaggggtcactcgctctgctgtagccccgcggtgaaggcacatatgaggaagcaatcaatgaacaactaaggtgtcgcaatgaaaaactgatgatcgatgcttctcatctctctccgttcctgtctgtctgtatctctctgtgtctctccccctaaagggggaaaaaaagtttagaaagcTTCATATTCTTGCTTTTCTGTCTTGTATTCCTTCCTGGGGCATTTACCACCACGCACAGGACTccgcaccccccacccacccacccacccacgtCGCGTCCTGTCTCCGCAGGTCCTCAAGTTCAGCTACAACAAGCTCCGCGTGCTGACGGCGCGGACCCTGCAGGGCCTGTGGAGCCTGGCGCGGCTGCACGTGGACCACAACCAGATCGAGTTCGTCCACCCGCAAGCCTTCCGGGGCCTGACGTCCCTGCGGCTCCTGCAGCTGGAGGGGAACCGCCTCCGGCAGCTGCACCCCGCCACCTTCGCCACGCTCACCTTCCTGGACTACTTCCGCCTCTCCAACATCAGGCACCTGTACCTGGCGGACAACGAGCTGCGGACCCTCCCCGAGGGCCTGCTGGCCAACATGCCGCTGCTGGAGAACCTCTACCTGCAGGGCAACCCCTGGACCTGCGACTGCCACATGCGCTGGCTCCTGGCCTGGCAGGCGAGAGCCAAAGGTGAGCAGGCAcaggggcgcgcgcgcgcgcctccGCCTTCCTACCTCCGCGCGCACGcacgcgcgcacgcacgcacgcacgcgccTCCGCCTTCCTACCTccgcgcgcacgcacgcacgcacgcgcgcgcCTCCGCCTCCCTACCTCCGCGCGCACGCACGCGCCCCCGCCTTCCTACCtccgcgcgcacgcgcgcgcgcgcccccGCCTTCCTATCTCCGCGCGCACGCACGCGCGCGCCTCCCTtcccccggcgctggggatgctcGCTACCTTCCGCAATCTTCCCGTGTGGCTTTGTCTGGTACCGAAGGACAAGGTCCATCCTTCAATGGGGCACTTTAATCCTTTAGAAAATGCCGACTTCGGGGTCGTGTCATCGGTCACCGGTGACGACGGAGGTCGTGGAGCGCGCGCGCACTGGGCACGTTGCGCGCATCTCGGCTGCGGGCAGTGGTGGGGTTTTCtgcgcctgtgtgtgtgtgcgtgcgcgcgcgcgcgcgccttgAGGAAGGATTCGGGCAGCCGGTTGGGAAACGGAAGTCTGGGGGTGAAAGGGTGGCTATGACGTCACTCCTTTACGCACAGTGGGGCGACAGGGATGGTCTGCCCTGACCTAGAGCACAGAAAACACGGCCAAAGTCAAGTCCCACGAGAGTAGATTTTGACTGAAAATAAGGAaatgtttgcttttcttcttatccttttttttttttttttacgtacCTATCCCAAGCCATTAGGTTGGCCCAATCCTGATGGTCATTGCTCGTGTCCGGCCTCATAGCCACCAGCCGGGGTCAAGCTCCTTTAGCCTCTCCACGAGAGGACAGTGGGGCATCCCAACAGGgtcctcctgcagccctggccgccCCCTCCTCGGTCAACCCGTCTTGGGTCATCACGACAGGTGTTGAGCGCGCTGATCGGCGCCTTGCGGAACGACCCCACTGGTTTCCTCTTGCCGTtaggggaaaacacacacacaatcttgaGCAGTGGCCGTTCCACCGGCTGCCCACCTTCTGCACCCTGGGAGGGGGGGTCTCCCTGCCCCCTTGGTTACCCCGTTCCAATCACACTGACCCTCCCCAATGATGTCCAGGTCACCATCATTGGACTTGGTCAGCCTCCTCCCAAGAAAGTTTCCTGCTAGATGtccggagtgggggtggggtgggggtggggggtggcagccTCTTCTGGGCGCCCAGATCTCTGACCAGAGGTCACCTCCTGGAGGAGGGCTTCCCATCCTCGGCTTCTACGCAGGCCCTCAGCCTGTGCTCATCTGGGAATATCCTGCACGCCCAGCTTAGGTCCGGATTGGAAGGGACCGCTTGTGGTTGTTGCCAGGCAACCTTTGTGCAGGGATGGAGTTTGGGACCCAGGAGCTCCCACCTGTGGCCTGGCTGGCCCTTGGCCTCAGCTTTGCTTACTCAAACAGTCTCAGGGAGAAGACGCAGGTGCACCTGCTTCTTGGCCGTTGTAACTTGAGAAGACCCCCTGTCAGCTTCCCTGCGGGGGACGGGTTCCCCGTATCAGgtgcagccagggctggaaatgaACTTGGTTAGCGATTTCCAAGCAGAAGCTCTGAACAATGGCCGTGGCACGATGCCGCGTTCCCGGGCAGAAAGCCATCCATGCCGTCCCGGAAATACACGCGTGTGCCTTCcgttgtgcgtgtgtgtgtctgtctttctgttccgATGTGTCCCCGGGCGCACGGAAGATGTCCGTGTACGGCAGAGATGTATGACACCTTCCCGTTGGCATTTTGGGGTGTCCACTCGGAGCGTCACATAGAAaaccgaggccctggccggttggctcagtggtagagtgtcggcctggcgtgcaggagtcctaggttcgattcctggccagggcacacaggagaggcgcccatctgcttctccacccctccccctctccttcctctctgtctctctcttctcctcctgcagccgaggctccattggagcaaagatggcccgggcgctggggatggctctgtggcctctgactcaggtgctagaatggctctggatgcaacagagcaacgccccggaggggcagagcatcgccccctggtgggcgtgccgggtggatcccagtcgggcacatgtgggagtctatctgactgcctccccatttccagcttcggaaaaatgaaaaaaaaaaaaaggaaaagaaaaccgggtacgaggaagggaagggaaatatGGTGGATCCTGGGAGAAGATTTCCTACCGCCACGTTGCATACGACGGTGATTTGACTGGTGTCCATGGACGAGGAGAAGACGATTAAAAAAACACATCATCCCcattgggaggcagagacagcagcaTCGCTGAGGGGTGTAAAAAAAACGCAGGAGGAATCTAGGTTTGGAACAGGGGGGTCAGGGGGGAGCATAAGCTGGTTCCGCGATGTCAGCGTGAAGGGTGTTTGAGATATCTAAACAGACAGCCGACCGGGGAGTTAGGTGCGGGCCCCCCAAGGCTACGTTGGGAGCAGAGAGCGGCATATGGAAGTCATCCCGTGCTAATGCAGGGTAATTGAAGTGCAGAGCAATTGAATCCTTACACGAGGGCGAGGCTGTCCGGccggtgggtggggagggggaagtggGAGAAGGGGCTCCACCCAGCCAAGCCGCATTCCTTCCCCTGACAAGCCAGGGCCGAGCAGGAGGGGGCGTTGCCCAAACAGGGAGACCTTGTGGAGGACTCCACAGCCCGAGTGTGAATGCTAGAAGTGCATGCTGTccggaagaaagaaagaaaaaaattatacaaagtatCTACAGTGATGATGAGATTCAGGCCAAAAGTCGGTCTGTTCACCTAGAAATAATTTTCACAGGTTGCACTTATGTTGATTTCTTTTGGACGAACGTGGAAGGGAATGTGTATCATACGTGCGTGCCAATTGCATTTTTTCagttaaaagtatgttttttttgtttgtttgtttgttttctgaagctagatacagggaggcagtcagacagactcccgcatgcgcctgacagagatacacccggcacgcccaccagggggcgatgctctgcccatccggggcatcgctctgttgcaaccagagccattctagcacctggggcagaggccaaggagccatccccagcacccgggccatcctttgctccaatggagcctcagcttcaggaggggaagagagagacagagtggaaggagaaggggagggtggagaagcagatgggcacctcttctgtgtgccctggccgggaatcaaacccgggacctctgcacgccaggccgatgctccaccaccactgagccaaccggccagtgctatgttttttgttttgttttgttttgatttggttttaggtgagaggaagggagacagagagacagactcccacatgtgccctgaccgggatccacccagcaagccccgtGTGGGGCTGATGTcttgcccatctagggccgatgctctagtactgagctatttttagcacctgaggctgttgcGTTCAGACAGAGGTATCCTCAGAAACTAGGGCTGACGTTCGAACCAGCCGAGCCCCTGGCtgtggcagggggagggggagagaagcagatggtcgcttctcctgtgtgccctgaccgggaaccgaacccaggacatctgcatgcggGACTGACCTCCTTATTCATTGTCAGGTAGTTCCAAAGCCCTGGGCAGCTCCCACACACGGTGCCACATGGGTTTCAGGTCCCAAGTGCAGCTGCAGAGGCAATGGGGAGTGAGCTGTCTCCTCATAACGGACACACACCAGGCGGCCAGGGGGCTCACCCCGTGTCTGTTCCCTCCTCTGTTCCAGGCGTTCTGAAGTGCAAGAAGGACAAGGCGTTGGAAGGCGGTCAGTCGTGCGCCACCTGCTCGGGCCCGAGGAAGCTGCTCCAGCAGGAGGTCCACAAGCTCCAGGATATCGCGTGCCGGAAGCCGTCCATCGAGTCGCCCCTGAGGCACAACAACAGTAGCAGCGGCACCGGCGAGGAGGAGGACCCGGACGAGGACGAGGACAAGGAGGACGGTGACGGCCTACTGTCCCTGGCCGGGTTCCAGCTCCCGCCGTGGAACGTGACCCTGAACATGACGGACGAGCACGGCAACACGGTGGGCCTCTTCTGCCACATCCGCAAGCCCACGGACGTCCACCGGGTCCAGCTGAACCAGACGGAGGGGCAGGCGCTGGGCGTCCGCGCCACCGTGGCGCTGGACTGGGACTGCCCGATGACGCGGGACAGCTACGAGAAGCTCTGGAAGCTGATCGCCTACTACAGCGAGGTGCCCGTCAGGCTGCGGCGGGAAGCCCCGCTCGGCGGGGACCCGGCGCTCGGCTACCACTACCGACAGGACGCCGATGATGCCGACGCCCTCTACTACACAGGCGTCCGGGCCCGCGTGCACGCCCGGCCGGAGTGGGTCATGCAGCCGTCCGTCCGCCTGCAGCTGGACCGTCGTCGGAGCACGGCCACCGAGGTGCTGCTGTCCTACCATGCCCCGGTCTCCTTCACCACGTCCGGCGAGGAGGTGGCGCGGACGCGGCCCGGCAGCTGGGTCATGATTGAACCCCCCCGCGTGGACGCGCGGACGGGCTGGGCGGTCCTGGAGGGGGCTCCGTGCCAGCTCAGCTGCAACGTCAGGGCCTCCGAGAGCCCGTCCATCCTCTGGGTGCTCCCGGACGGCTCTGTCCTGCAAGCCCCCGCGGAGAGCCAGGACGGCGCTCTGTCCGTCCTGACCAGCGGGCGGCTGACCATCAAAGCCGCCCGGCCGTCCGACTCTGGTTTGTACCAGTGCGTCGCCCGGGTGAGGGACGACGTGGACCGAGTGGTGTACAGGGTCCTCGTCCAGCCTGCGGCCGCTCCGCCGCCGGACAGACACACGGTGACCATCCACAAGGGTCCAGGGGACGCAGTCACGTTGCCGTGCCGCGCCCTGGCCGTGCCCGAGGCCCAGCTCAGCTGGGTCCTTCCGAACAACAGGCTCGTGAGCGAGCAGGCGAACACGTCCCAGGAGTTCGTGCTGCCCGGCGGGACCCTGTCCATCCCCAAGGTCCAGGCCGGCCACAGCGGCTACTACACGTGCCTGGCCGTCAACCAGCAAGGGGTCGACCGCCTCACGGTGGGGGTCTCGGTGAGCAAGAAAGGGTCCGGTGCCCGGTCATCAAAAAGGGGCCGGCGCCCGGCCGGGAAGGTTCCCTCCCGGGTCCGCGGGGATGTCGTGGAAGACGAAGGAGGCTCAGGCCTCGGGCAGACCGACGACGACGTGGACCCTTCCAGGAGGGGCCCGCGCCCCAAGGCCCAGGAGGAGGCCGGGAGCAAGAAAGGGCGGAGAAAGCAGAAGCCCTGGCGCAGCGCCGAGCAGGAGCCCGAGGCCACCGTGGCCGAGGGCCGCCGCCCCTTCGAGTCCCGCCGCCGGACGCACATGGCCAGCAAGCAGATCCGCCCGGAGCACTGGGCCGACATCCTGGCCAGGGTCCGCGGGAAGAACCCCCCGAGAGGACCGGGAACGGGAGTCCCCGAGGCCGTGAGaaccgccgccaccaccaccaccactgcgcCATCGGTGGCCGGCGCGCGGGGGACGCCCGTGCTGCCCGCTGCATCCCCGCCCTCGTTGTGGCCAGCGCGGGCGCAGGCCCTGACCACGGACGCCGAAGAGTTCTCCGCCGAGGCTCCCCTGCCCAGCGAGGAGGACCCCGTCTCGTCCCCGGATGGAGACGGCGGAGGGACACGCGGAGATGTGGAAGACGTCACCGACGACCACGCGTTCTCTGAGACGACGGAGCGTCCGGCTCGGGGGCCAGGGGCCGCCCCGAGTGACGCCTGGACGCCTCTGACCCTGGACGCCGTCGACAGAGAGCCCGCCACCGCCGGGGACAGCACAGCCACGGAGAGCCAGCCGGGGGCGGGAGAGGGCGCGGGGCCCTCTGCGCCTCCTGCGCCCCGCCGGGACGCGTCTCCCCGGGAAGCCGTCACCTTGGCCGTCGCTGACCCCGTGCCGTCCGTCGACCCAGAGGAGCCATTCGGGGGTCTCCCTGCAGGGGAGTCACCTGTCCCACCCCCAGGAGGTCGGCGAGAAGGAACACAGGGCCCCCGGCTGGGGACACAGGCTGTCAGCACCCAGAGCACCCCCTTGATCAGAACGGGGGCGGAGAAGAGCTCTCTGAGGCGACAGGAGGGACGCACGTCAGAGAGACGCCCCGCCAAGTCCCGGAGACCCGAGGGCCCCAGAGAGGGCACGGAGCTGACCACTCCGCTGGACTCCACCAGGGTCACGGCTCCCTCTCTGAGTCCCGGGGAAGCCGCCCCGAGTTCCACGTTGGACCCGGGCTCCGCCCCGGCCGTTGCCATGACGCCGACGCCCACGCCGTCCTGGGCGCCCGCCACGCGCCCTCCCCGCCGGAGACCCCACGGGAGGCGGCGGCTGCGGCCCCACCGATTCCGACAGCAGCAGCGGCAGAAGCACGTCCCGCCCACGACGGCGGCCCCGACGGAGGCGCTTGCTACGTGGACGACCCGGGGGCCCGCAGCGAAGACCCCCGAGCCCACAGGCAGAGCAGCGGTTCCCACGTCCTGGGCGGAGGTGACCGCCGGGCTCCCGAAGCAGGTGGACGCGGAGACACGGGCGGAACTCGTCACCAAGGGGACCCCACGGAGGAAACCGGGGAGGAGGCCGCACAAGCACCGGTCCGGCACGTCCATCGCCACGCCCACGGCGGCCGCGTCCAGCCCCCGTCCAGTCTCGGACCATCGGTATAGGAACGTTCTCCCCCCAAGTCCGGCGACGTCTCTGACAACCGCGGCCACGCGTGCGGCCACCACGATGGCGGGTTATGGCCCCGGCGCCGCCAACACGCGTGTGGCTGCTGAGACGTCCCAGGGGCCCGTTCCGGCCACGGAAGAGCCCGTATCCAACGTGGAGGAAAAGGCGTGGGATACAGACCCCGACCTCTATGAGAGGAAAGCGGACCGGTCCGTCCCTGGCGAACCTGTCACTCGCGTAGCATCGTCCCCAGGCTCCGTGGTCCCCGCTGGGGGAGAACTGAAGGAAGGGTCCTCTGGGCTGGGCGTGACCGGAGGCTGGACGGCCCCTTGGGGGGTGCAGACGGACGCACCTGTGACCAGCTCGCCTGGAACGGTGACAGACAcgccttcctctccctccacacGTCCCCCTCCTCCTGTGGCCATTGGCACGCAGTTCCAGCAGGAAGACGTCATGGTCACAACCGGTCCCTGGAGCCCCAGCTCCGAGCCCCAGGCCTCAACTCCGGCGGAAACAACCACCACCAGGGCTCGGGGTGACCTGGGAACCCCGTCACCAGCCCCGCGTCCTGAACTGAAGTCCCAGGACGGAGTGTCCACTCCGGCCCTGACAGAGGGGTCAGCCCCCGCGATCCCACCGACAACCACCGTCTCTCCGGCTCGAGCCACCCCCAGGCCGACCTATGTGGCTACCAGTGTGTGGCCCACGTCCACTGCCCCCAGAGAAATCATTTCCTTCAATGACGTGGCCGTCCCCGAGACCAAAACGCCCCCCGTGACGTACGAGGGGACACGGTCTACGTGGAGAAAACATGACTTATCCACCCCGGCTCCCACGCCGCGTGCATGGACCTTAACTCCCAGGCGGGAGCCAGGACAAGAGAGAGTGGAGGACACGACCAGAAACAGCCTTCCCCGTGACCCGGAGGGTCAGCCCCGGGATGGGACAGTCCCGCTCGTCCACCAACCGGCCAGAGTCAGtgccccacccctgccacccAGAGGGACGATAAGGCCAGCACAGACGACGATGACACAAAGCTCCCGCAGATACCTGGTCAACAGCGTCCAGCCCACTGTCCAGCTGACCAATAAACCGGGGATCACCGCCTACCCCTGGAGGGTGTGGCCCGAGACCGGGCACCGGGCGGTCCCCAGATTATCCACTGCGGCCCCTCGTTTGGATCCGTGGCCTAGCTCCACGCCTAAGCGGTCTGGCGACCCGGGAGGTGACCGGCTCCACGGCCACTCCAAGGCGCTGGGCAGTAACAACCTCCCCGACCTCAGAGACCCCGGGGGCCAGCGTCCAAGTCCCGGACTTCCCCGTTACCCCAGCGGAAGATTCTTTCTCAACAGGACCTGGTCCTTCCCGCAGCTGGGGGCCCCCCCTCCCAAGCCCCCGACACCAACCACTCCGGCCCCCGTCGCGCGAGAGAGAAACGTCCGCCTGGGGCCCTACCACAGAATACATTCTCAGAGCGTCCTGCACGGGGACCTGGGCCCACCGGCGCCCCCGCTGTGGCCGCGTCCCCGGACCGCGTCCCCGCCCACCACGCGCACGCAGCACCCCCCCGCAGTCCAGCCCACGCGGAGCCCGGTCCCCTCCCTGacctctcctggcctcccctTCGGGACCTACACTCAGGGCGGCTCCAGGCTGTCCCCGGCGGTGGGGCCGCCTGCATCCAAGTTCTGGTCACTGGGGGAGAAGCCCCTCATCGTCACCAAATCGCCCCAGACAGTGACCGTCACTGCCGAGACGGATGCGGTGCTGCCCTGCGAGGCAACGGGGGAACCCAAGCCTTTCGTCACCTGGACCAAGGTCTCTACAGGTAAGGGCGTGTCCACACCTGCACTGGGacccggggtccccaaactgcggccccctgaggccatgtatccggcccctgccgtacttctggaaggggcacctctttcattggtggtcagtgagaggagcagagttcccattgaaatactggtcagtttgttgatttaaatttaacctgttttttattttaaatattgtatttgttcccattttgtttgttactttaaaacagcggttctcaacctgtgggtcacgaccccggaggggtcgcctaaagccatccgaaagtacataatgcatatcaggtatttacattccaaatcataactgtagcaaaattacagttatgaagtagccaccaaaattattttttggtttggggtcaccgcaacatgaggaactgtattgcggggtcacggcattagaaaggttgagaaccactgctttaaaataagatatgtgcagtgtgcatagggatttgttcatagttttttttatatagtccggccctctaacggtctgagggacagtgaactggccccctgtgtaaaaagtttggggactcctgggtaAGGGCGCTTCTGCACCTGTACTGGACCCGGGGCTGCTGGGGGGTGGGACAGTTCTGTCTGTGACCTCGGGGACAAGGACCGGTTGACGGGGATGGGAAGGGACAGCAGAGAGTCCAGCCATCACCATGTTGCTGGCGGGGTCAGGACGTAAGGAACCTGAATGCCTATGAGGTACTTTGTAAGCATGAGAGAAaaagacgggaagggagagagatgagaagcatcagttcttcattgcggctccttagttgttcattgattgctttctcatatgtgccttgacgggggggggggggctacagcagataggGCAGGTTAAACTGCAGATATGTATTCTGTCTCCCAGTCCT contains:
- the MXRA5 gene encoding matrix-remodeling-associated protein 5 isoform X1 codes for the protein MLRAHLSCVLRLPKARCSGTTHPDKMPPWAPWRALSVVLIVVWARPPAALACPHPCSCYVPTEVHCTFRSLASVPAGISTHVERINLGFNSIQALSETSFAGLTKLELLMVHGNNIPSIPDGALKDLSSLQVLKFSYNKLRVLTARTLQGLWSLARLHVDHNQIEFVHPQAFRGLTSLRLLQLEGNRLRQLHPATFATLTFLDYFRLSNIRHLYLADNELRTLPEGLLANMPLLENLYLQGNPWTCDCHMRWLLAWQARAKGVLKCKKDKALEGGQSCATCSGPRKLLQQEVHKLQDIACRKPSIESPLRHNNSSSGTGEEEDPDEDEDKEDGDGLLSLAGFQLPPWNVTLNMTDEHGNTVGLFCHIRKPTDVHRVQLNQTEGQALGVRATVALDWDCPMTRDSYEKLWKLIAYYSEVPVRLRREAPLGGDPALGYHYRQDADDADALYYTGVRARVHARPEWVMQPSVRLQLDRRRSTATEVLLSYHAPVSFTTSGEEVARTRPGSWVMIEPPRVDARTGWAVLEGAPCQLSCNVRASESPSILWVLPDGSVLQAPAESQDGALSVLTSGRLTIKAARPSDSGLYQCVARVRDDVDRVVYRVLVQPAAAPPPDRHTVTIHKGPGDAVTLPCRALAVPEAQLSWVLPNNRLVSEQANTSQEFVLPGGTLSIPKVQAGHSGYYTCLAVNQQGVDRLTVGVSVSKKGSGARSSKRGRRPAGKVPSRVRGDVVEDEGGSGLGQTDDDVDPSRRGPRPKAQEEAGSKKGRRKQKPWRSAEQEPEATVAEGRRPFESRRRTHMASKQIRPEHWADILARVRGKNPPRGPGTGVPEAVRTAATTTTTAPSVAGARGTPVLPAASPPSLWPARAQALTTDAEEFSAEAPLPSEEDPVSSPDGDGGGTRGDVEDVTDDHAFSETTERPARGPGAAPSDAWTPLTLDAVDREPATAGDSTATESQPGAGEGAGPSAPPAPRRDASPREAVTLAVADPVPSVDPEEPFGGLPAGESPVPPPGGRREGTQGPRLGTQAVSTQSTPLIRTGAEKSSLRRQEGRTSERRPAKSRRPEGPREGTELTTPLDSTRVTAPSLSPGEAAPSSTLDPGSAPAVAMTPTPTPSWAPATRPPRRRPHGRRRLRPHRFRQQQRQKHVPPTTAAPTEALATWTTRGPAAKTPEPTGRAAVPTSWAEVTAGLPKQVDAETRAELVTKGTPRRKPGRRPHKHRSGTSIATPTAAASSPRPVSDHRYRNVLPPSPATSLTTAATRAATTMAGYGPGAANTRVAAETSQGPVPATEEPVSNVEEKAWDTDPDLYERKADRSVPGEPVTRVASSPGSVVPAGGELKEGSSGLGVTGGWTAPWGVQTDAPVTSSPGTVTDTPSSPSTRPPPPVAIGTQFQQEDVMVTTGPWSPSSEPQASTPAETTTTRARGDLGTPSPAPRPELKSQDGVSTPALTEGSAPAIPPTTTVSPARATPRPTYVATSVWPTSTAPREIISFNDVAVPETKTPPVTYEGTRSTWRKHDLSTPAPTPRAWTLTPRREPGQERVEDTTRNSLPRDPEGQPRDGTVPLVHQPARVSAPPLPPRGTIRPAQTTMTQSSRRYLVNSVQPTVQLTNKPGITAYPWRVWPETGHRAVPRLSTAAPRLDPWPSSTPKRSGDPGGDRLHGHSKALGSNNLPDLRDPGGQRPSPGLPRYPSGRFFLNRTWSFPQLGAPPPKPPTPTTPAPVARERNVRLGPYHRIHSQSVLHGDLGPPAPPLWPRPRTASPPTTRTQHPPAVQPTRSPVPSLTSPGLPFGTYTQGGSRLSPAVGPPASKFWSLGEKPLIVTKSPQTVTVTAETDAVLPCEATGEPKPFVTWTKVSTGALLTPNSRAQRFEVLKNGTFVIRQVQVQDRGQYLCTAKNAHGVDRMLVVLSVTVQQPQILASHYKDVTVYLGDTVAMECLAKGTPAPQISWIFPDRRVWQTVSPAEGRVTLHENRTLSIKEASFADRGVYKCVASNAAGADSLAIRLHVAALPPVIQQEKAENISLPPGLSVHIHCTAKAAPPPSVRWQVWDGTQVRPSQFLRGNLFVFPNGTLYIRNLAAQDSGRYECVAANLVGSARRTVQLTVRRAAANARITGTSPQRTNVHYGGTLRLDCSASGDPWPRILWRLPSKRMIDSLFSSVDSRVKAFANGTLVVKSVTDKDAGDYLCVARNKVGDDFVVLKVNVVMKPAKIDHKGGNDHQVFYGRDLKVDCVASGLPNPEISWGLPDGSLVTSFMQADDNGGGGGGRTKRYVVFNNGTLYFNEVGPREEGDYTCFAENQLGKDAMTVRVKVLTEPAAAVRNQTYSELHVPYGDVVTVACEAKGQPAPRVTWLSPTNRLIPASSDKYRIYGDGTLLIQKAQRSDSGNYTCVVRNGAGEDRKTVWVHVTVQSPRINGHPNAVTTVREVAAGGTRKLIDCRAEGVPAPTVLWSFPEGVVLPAPYYGNRVTIHRNGTLDIKSLRRSDSVQLACIGRNEGGEARLLVQLTVLEPAEKPVFHDPVSEKITAAAGHTISLNCSAAGTPAPRLLWVLPNGTELRSGQRLQRFFHRDDGRLLVSGLSPADAGAYRCVARNSAGHAERLVSLKVGLKPAAAQQYHNLVNIVNGETLQLPCPPPSGGRPARLSWTLPNGMVLQGPQTRGRFSLGDNGTLTVREASVFDRGTYVCRADTERGPAVVTFPVIVIAYPPRITSEPTPVIYTRPGSTVKMNCMAVGVPKAQISWELPDGSQLTAGAQARLYGTRFLHPQGSLTVQQVTRLDAGFYRCTAKNVLGSDSQTTYIHVY